Proteins encoded together in one Colius striatus isolate bColStr4 chromosome 3, bColStr4.1.hap1, whole genome shotgun sequence window:
- the LOC104553554 gene encoding probable E3 ubiquitin-protein ligase HERC3 isoform X1, protein MLCWGYSSFGQPGIGSNLQVIIPEPQVYGFIPDRNIKEVACGGNHSVFLLEDGEVYTCGLNTKGQLGHDCEGSKPEQIGALAGQHIVHVACGESHSIALSDQGQLFSWGAGSDGQLGLTTIEDAVTVPRLIKKLNQQTILQVSCGNWHCLALAADGQFFTWGQNSYGQLGLGKECPSQASPQRVKSLDGIPLAQVAAGGAHSFALSLSGAVFAWGKNSSGQLGLSDERDRESPCHVKLLRSQKVVYISCGEEHTAVLTKSGGVFTFGAGSCGQLGHDSMNDEVNPRRVLELMGSEVSQIACGRRHTLAFVPSSGMIYAFGCGTRGQLGTGHTCNVKCPSPVKGHWAAHNGQLSGKLDACKYHVVKHIFSGGDQTFVLCSEYENSLPADDFRTINETRYTCLINDETIDVWRQKLLEKNSSNSVNNVVQILSSAACWNGSFLEKKIDEHFKTSPKIPGIDLNSTRVLFEKLMNSQHSILLDQILKSFESFLIPQLSSSPPDVEAMRIYLILPEFPPFQDSKYYITLTLPLAMAILRLDTNPSKVLDNWWSQVCPRYFLRLVDLYKGAVVYLLSGRKTLLIPVLFSSYITAALRLLEKLHKVNQKVKHVEYDQFYIPEISSLVDIQEDYLMWFLHQAGMKVRPSIMQDAVTLCSYPFIFDAQAKTKMLQTDAELQMQVAINGANLQNVFMLLTLEPLLARSPFLVLHVRRSNLVGDALRELSIHSDIDLKKPLKVIFDGEEAVDAGGVTKEFFLLLLKELLNPIYGMFTYYPESNLLWFSDTCFVEHNWFHLIGIICGLAIYNFTVVDLHFPLALYKKLLNVKPCLEDLKELSPTEGRSLQQLLDYPGEDVEETFCLNFTICRESYGVTEQKNLVEGGDKILVQKDNREEFVEAYVNYIFNLSIHEWYTAFSTGFLKVCGGKVLELFQPTELRAMIVGNSNYNWEELEESAVYKGDYTATHPTVRMFWETFHAFPLEKKKKFLLFLTGSDRIPIYGMSSLRIVIQSTASGEQYLPVAHTCYNLLDLPKYSSKEILSARLVQAIDHYEGFSLA, encoded by the exons agCAAATTGGAGCCCTGGCTGGGCAACACATAGTGCACGTGGCCTGCGGAGAGTCTCACAGCATAGCACTCAGCGACCAGGGGCAGCTCTTCTCATGGGGTGCTGGCAGTGACGGGCAGTTGGGCCTCACCACAATAGAAGATGCAGTGACGGTACCAAG ATTGATAAAGAAATTGAACCAACAGACGATACTGCAGGTGTCCTGTGGAAATTGGCATTGCCTGGCTTTGGCAGCAG ATGGCCAGTTCTTCACATGGGGGCAGAACAGCTACGGTCAGCTGGGCTTGGGCAAAGAGTGTCCCTCCCAAGCCAGTCCACAACGTGTCAAGTCTCTTGATGGGATCCCTTTGGCTCAGGTTGCTGCAGGTGGAGCCCACAGTTTTGCCCTCTCTCTCTCAGGAGCTGTGTTTGCCTGGGGGAAGAACAGCTCAGGACAGCTGGGACTAAGTGATGAACGAG ACCGAGAATCTCCTTGTCATGTGAAGCTGCTGCGGTCTCAGAAGGTTGTATACATTAGCTGTGGAGAGGAGCACACGGCAGTTCTGACAAAG AGTGGAGGGGTGTTCACGTTCGGTGCAGGTTCCTGCGGGCAGCTGGGCCATGACTCCATGAATGATGAAGTGAACCCCCGAAGAGTTCTTGAGCTAATGGGCAGTGAAGTATCCCAGATTGCTTGTGGCAG ACGTCACACTTTAGCCTTTGTGCCTTCTTCAGGAATGATCTATGCATTTGGCTGTGGAACAAGAGGCCAGCTGGGAACGGGCCACACTTGCAATGTGAAGTGTCCCTCTCCCGTCAAGGGTCACTGGGCAGCTCACAACGGGCAACTCTCAGGGAAACTTG ATGCCTGTAAATATCACGTTGTTAAACATATCTTCTCTGGAGGAGACCAAACATTTGTGCTTTGCTCTGAATATGag AATTCCTTGCCTGCTGATGATTTCCGGACCATAAATGAAACACGTTACACCTGTTTAATAAATGATGAAACTATAGATGTCTGGAGGCAAAAGCTTTTAGAAAAGAACAGTTCTAATTCTGTCAA TAATGTTGTTCAGATACTGTCTTCAGCTGCCTGCTGGAATGGAAGCTTCTTGGAGAAGAA AATCGATGAACACTTTAAAACCAGTCCGAAGATTCCAGGGATTGATCTGAACTCCACCAGAGTGCTGTTTGAGAAGCTGATGAACTCTCAACACTCCATTCTCCTAGACCAG ataCTGAAGAGTTTTGAAAGTTTTTTGATTCCTCAGCTGTCCAGCTCACCACCAGATGTGGAGGCAATGAGGATCTATCTGATTCTCCCTGAATTCCCACCTTTCCAAGACTCCAAGTATTACATCACGTTAACACTTCCTCTAGCGATGGCTATTCTGCGCCTCGATACCAACCCCAGCAAAGTTCTTG ATAACTGGTGGTCTCAGGTGTGCCCAAGATACTTCCTCAGGCTAGTGGACCTCTATAAAGGTGCAGTGGTTTACCTCCTCAGTGGAAGAAAGACACTGCTGATCCCAGTCTTGTTCAGTAGCTACATAACCGCTGCTCTCAGGCTTCTGGAGAAACTCCACAAG GTAAATCAGAAGGTTAAACACGTAGAATATGATCAGTTCTATATCCCTGAgatttccagcttggtggacaTTCAGGAGGATTATCTCATGTGGTTCTTGCATCAGGCTGGAATG AAAGTGAGACCATCTATCATGCAG GATGCTGTGACACTCTGTTCTTATCCTTTCATCTTTGATGCTCAGGCTAAGACCAAGATGTTACAGACAGATGCAGAACTACAGATGCAG GTTGCAATAAATGGTGCGAATTTGCAGAACGTCTTCATGCTTCTCACTCTGGAGCCTCTGCTGGCCAGAAGCCCTTTCCTGGTACTTCATGTTCGCAGGAGTAACTTAGTTGGTGATGCTTTAAGGGAGTTGAGCATCCATTCAGACATTGATTTGAAAAAGCCTCTTAAA GTCATCTTTGATGGTGAGGAAGCTGTTGATGCTGGAGGAGTGACAAAGgaatttttcctccttttgttaAAAGAACTCCTCAACCCCATCTATGGCATGTTCACCTACTACCCAGAGTCAAACCTGCTGTGGTTTTCGGACACG TGTTTTGTAGAACACAACTGGTTTCACTTGATTGGCATCATATGCGGTCTTGCAATATACAACTTCACAGTGGTAGACCTGCACTTTCCTTTGGCTCTGTACAAAAAGCTGTTGAACGTGAAGCCCTGCCTAGAGGATTTGAAGGAGCTATCCCCTACGGAAGGAAG GAGTCTTCAGCAACTTTTAGATTACCCTGGGGAAGATGTAGAAGAGACATTCTGCTTGAATTTTACA ATCTGCAGGGAAAGCTACGGTGTGACAGAGCAGAAGAACCTGGTTGAAGGTGGAGATAAAATTCTGGTGCAAAAGGACAACAG GGAAGAATTCGTTGAAGCCTACGTAAATTACATCTTCAACCTCTCCATCCATGAGTGGTACACAGCCTTTTCCACCGGCTTCCTGAAAGTGTGTGGTGGGAAAGTCCTGGAACTCTTCCAGCCCACAGAGCTCAGGGCTATGATAGTTGGAAACAGTAACTACAACTGGGAGGAACTGGAGGAG aGTGCTGTCTATAAGGGAGACTACACCGCCACACACCCAACTGTGAGGATGTTTTGGGAAACCTTTCATgcatttcctttggaaaagaagaagaaatttctCT TGTTTCTGACGGGCAGCGACCGCATCCCCATCTACGGCATGTCCAGCCTGCGCATCGTCATCCAGTCCACGGCCAGCGGGGAGCAGTACCTGCCCGTGGCACACACCTGCTACAACCTCCTGGACCTGCCCAAGTACAGCAGCAAGGAGATCCTCAGCGCCCGGCTGGTGCAAGCCATCGACCACTACGAGGGCTTCAGCTTGGCCTGA